From a single Pseudophryne corroboree isolate aPseCor3 chromosome 6, aPseCor3.hap2, whole genome shotgun sequence genomic region:
- the LOC134934323 gene encoding histone H4: MSGRGKGGKGLGKGGAKRHRKVLRDNIQGITKPAIRRLARRGGVKRISGLIYEETRGVLKVFLENVIRDAVTYTEHAKRKTVTAMDVVYALKRQGRTLYGFGG; the protein is encoded by the coding sequence ATGTCAGGCAGAGGCAAAGGCGGAAAGGGGCTCGGGAAAGGAGGCGCTAAGCGTCACAGGAAGGTGCTTCGAGATAACATCCAGGGCATCACCAAGCCTGCCATCCGCCGTCTAGCACGGAGAGGAGGCGTGAAGCGCATCTCTGGTCTCATCTATGAGGAGACCCGCGGGGTGCTGAAAGTGTTTCTGGAGAACGTGATCCGGGACGCCGTCACTTACACCGAGCACGCCAAGAGGAAGACTGTCACCGCtatggatgtggtctatgctctGAAGCGCCAGGGACGCACACTGTACGGATTCGGAGGCTGA
- the LOC134934836 gene encoding histone H1B-like — MAETAPAVADVPPSEGAAKKKRQPKKAAGGAKKSGKSSGPSVSELILKAVAASKERSGVSLAALKKALAAGGYDVERNNSRIKVGVKGLVTKGTLTQVKGTGASGSFKLNKKQLESKKAAQKYLKPKKPAAKKVAKSPKKPKKAPSAAKSPKKVKKPAKAAAAKSPKKPKAVKSKKVAKSPAKKAAKPKAAKSPAKKAAKPKAAKSPAKKAAKPKKAAAKK; from the coding sequence ATGGCAGAAACTGCACCAGCTGTCGCCGATGTCCCGCCGTCAGAGGGcgcagccaaaaagaagaggcagccgaagAAAGCTGCAGGGGGAGCCAAGAAAAGCGGCAAGTCTTCCGGGCCCAGCGTCTCCGAGCTGATCCTAAAGGCAGTGGCCGCCTCCAAGGAGCGCAGTGGAGTTTCTCTTgccgccctgaagaaggctctggctgccggaggctacgatgtggagaggaacaacAGCCGCATCAAAGTGGGGGTGAAAGGATTAGTGACCAAAGGAACTCTCACCCAAGTGAAAGGTACCGGCGCTTCCGGCTCCTTCAAGCTCAataagaagcagctggagagcaaGAAGGCCGCCCAGAAATATCTGAAGCCCAAGAAACCAGCGGCAAAGAAAGTGGCCAAATCCCCGAAGAAGCCCAAGAAAGCTCCGAGTGCAGCCAAGAGCCCCAAGAAGGTGAAGAAACCCGCTAAAGCGGCTGctgccaaaagcccaaagaagcctaAAGCCGTGAAGTCTAAGAAGGTGGCCAAGAGTCCCGCCAAGAAGGCAGCGAAGCCCAAAGCCgccaagagtccggccaagaaggcAGCGAAGCCCAAAGCCGCCAAAAGCCCGGCCAAGAAGGCAGCTAAGCCCAAGAAAGCTGCGGCCAAGAAGTGA